The following proteins come from a genomic window of Rhodoligotrophos sp. CJ14:
- a CDS encoding error-prone DNA polymerase, with product MSTQSYAELQVTSHFSFLRGASSAEELFSQAALLGIEALAVVDRNSLAGIVRAHEAAKVTGVRLVVGCRLDLAGGISVLVYPTDRPSYSRLCRLLSLGKKRAGKAKCHLEWNDLVAYGDGLVAVLVPDLADDECGLRLRRLREAFGDRAYLALTLRRRPNDQLRLHELSNLAAQLRVPTVVTNDVLFHEPSRRMLQDVVTCIRHNVTIDDLGDRRERHADRYLKPPEEVHRLFSRYPEALARTLDIVERCRFSLDELAYQYPEEREDPALTPQQTLEKLTWAGAAERYPEGLPDSVRAMLEHELRLIEKLGYAPYFLTVNSIVRFARSRDILCQGRGSAANSAVCFVLGITSIDPGRNDLLFERFVSEERREPPDIDVDFEHERREIVMQWVFDTYGRDHAALCSTVIRYRTKGAIRDVGKALGLPEDLIRTLSGQVWGWSEEGVAERHVAELNLNLSDRRLRLALDLARQLMGAPRHLSQHPGGFVLTHDRLDDLVPIEPAAMVDRQVIEWDKDDIDALRFMKVDVLALGMLTCMKRGLDLLAEHKGVNLDLATIPAEDPRTYAMIRKADTLGTFQIESRAQMSMLPRLKPRTYYDLVVQVAIVRPGPIQGDMVHPYLRRREGLEPVYYPKPELEKVLGKTLGVPLFQEQAMRVAIECAGFTPGEADLLRKSMATFKHTGGVSSFRTKLIEGMVANGYDRDFAEATFRQLEGFGSYGFPESHAASFALIAYASAWLKCWHPDVFCAALLNSQPMGFYAPAQIVRDAVAHGVEVRPVCINASRWDCTLEPTGNDDRFAVRLGLRMVKGLANAHAAAIVACRADRPFSSVDDLWRRAGVPVAALTQIAEADGFRAFFGLARREALWAIKALRDEPLPLFAAASMRENDSVLEVSEPTVALRPMTAGREVVEDYSHVGLSLRDHPVFFLRDDLRRRRIVSCSEAMQARDGRWLEAAGIVLVRQRPGSAKGVMFITLEDETGIANLVVWPQVFEANRRTVLSAGMIAVRGRIQREGEVVHLVAQRFTDLSAELASVGERGAPFPVPHGRGDQVTHAGGPDPRELPPRPLRGRDLIDPYGHISQIKVKSRDFH from the coding sequence ATGAGCACCCAAAGCTACGCCGAGCTTCAGGTCACCTCGCACTTCAGCTTCCTCCGCGGAGCGTCATCCGCCGAGGAATTGTTCTCCCAGGCCGCCTTGCTCGGAATCGAGGCGCTCGCCGTAGTCGATCGCAACTCGCTCGCTGGCATCGTGCGGGCCCATGAAGCGGCGAAGGTGACGGGCGTGCGCCTCGTCGTCGGATGCCGTCTTGATCTCGCAGGCGGCATTTCGGTCCTGGTCTATCCGACCGACCGGCCGTCCTATTCACGCTTGTGCCGCCTGCTTTCGCTCGGCAAAAAGCGCGCCGGCAAGGCCAAGTGCCATCTCGAATGGAACGATCTCGTCGCCTATGGCGACGGACTGGTCGCGGTCCTGGTGCCCGACCTCGCCGATGATGAATGCGGGCTTCGTCTACGCCGCCTCCGTGAGGCCTTTGGCGATCGCGCCTATCTGGCTCTTACGCTGCGGCGTAGGCCGAACGATCAGCTCCGCCTTCACGAGCTCTCGAACCTGGCCGCACAGTTGCGCGTGCCGACCGTCGTCACCAATGACGTCCTGTTCCACGAACCCAGCCGGCGTATGCTGCAGGACGTCGTGACCTGTATTCGCCACAACGTGACGATCGATGATCTCGGCGATCGTCGCGAGCGTCACGCCGATCGCTATCTCAAGCCACCGGAAGAAGTGCACCGGCTGTTCAGCCGCTATCCCGAGGCCCTGGCGCGCACGCTGGACATCGTCGAGCGCTGCCGCTTCTCGCTCGATGAGCTCGCCTACCAATATCCCGAGGAGCGCGAGGATCCCGCGCTCACGCCGCAACAGACATTGGAGAAGCTGACCTGGGCCGGCGCCGCCGAGCGATATCCCGAAGGGCTTCCCGACAGCGTGCGCGCGATGCTCGAGCATGAGCTGCGGCTCATCGAGAAGCTCGGCTACGCTCCTTACTTTCTGACGGTCAACAGCATCGTCAGGTTCGCGCGCTCGCGCGACATCCTGTGCCAGGGTCGCGGATCGGCCGCCAACAGCGCTGTGTGTTTCGTGCTCGGCATCACCAGCATCGATCCGGGCCGCAACGACCTGCTCTTCGAGCGCTTCGTGTCGGAGGAGCGTCGCGAGCCGCCCGACATCGATGTCGACTTCGAACACGAGCGGCGCGAGATCGTCATGCAGTGGGTGTTCGATACCTACGGTCGCGACCATGCCGCGCTGTGCTCGACCGTGATCCGGTATCGAACGAAAGGCGCCATAAGAGACGTTGGCAAGGCGCTGGGTTTACCCGAGGACCTCATCCGCACGCTTTCCGGCCAGGTTTGGGGATGGTCCGAGGAAGGTGTTGCCGAGAGACACGTCGCGGAGCTGAACCTCAATCTCTCAGACCGACGCCTCCGCCTCGCGCTTGACCTCGCCCGCCAGCTCATGGGCGCACCGCGACACCTCAGTCAGCACCCGGGCGGCTTTGTGCTGACTCACGACCGCCTCGATGACCTCGTGCCGATCGAGCCGGCCGCGATGGTCGATCGGCAAGTGATCGAATGGGACAAGGACGACATCGATGCCTTGCGCTTCATGAAGGTCGACGTCCTGGCGCTCGGCATGCTGACCTGCATGAAGCGCGGCCTCGACCTCCTGGCTGAGCACAAAGGCGTCAACCTCGACCTCGCAACCATTCCCGCCGAAGATCCCCGTACCTACGCGATGATCCGCAAAGCCGACACGCTTGGCACCTTCCAGATCGAATCCCGCGCGCAGATGTCGATGCTGCCGCGTCTGAAACCGCGGACCTATTACGACCTCGTCGTGCAGGTCGCGATCGTCCGGCCCGGCCCGATTCAAGGCGACATGGTACATCCATATCTGCGCCGACGCGAAGGACTGGAGCCGGTTTACTATCCGAAGCCGGAGCTCGAGAAAGTTCTGGGCAAGACGCTCGGCGTTCCGCTCTTCCAAGAACAAGCGATGCGCGTCGCCATCGAGTGCGCCGGCTTCACGCCGGGTGAAGCCGACTTGCTGCGCAAGTCGATGGCGACTTTCAAGCACACGGGCGGCGTCAGCTCATTCAGGACCAAGCTTATCGAAGGCATGGTGGCCAACGGCTACGATCGCGACTTCGCCGAGGCGACGTTCCGCCAGCTCGAAGGCTTCGGCTCTTACGGATTTCCGGAAAGCCACGCAGCCTCTTTTGCGCTTATCGCCTATGCCAGCGCCTGGCTCAAATGCTGGCATCCCGATGTCTTCTGCGCGGCCCTGCTCAACAGCCAGCCCATGGGATTCTACGCGCCAGCGCAAATCGTCCGCGATGCGGTCGCGCACGGCGTCGAAGTGCGGCCCGTCTGCATCAACGCGTCGCGTTGGGACTGCACGCTGGAACCGACTGGGAATGATGATCGCTTCGCTGTCCGTCTCGGCCTGCGCATGGTCAAAGGTCTCGCCAATGCTCATGCGGCCGCGATCGTCGCGTGCCGGGCGGACCGGCCGTTCTCCTCGGTGGATGACCTGTGGCGCCGGGCCGGCGTTCCGGTCGCCGCGCTGACGCAGATCGCCGAGGCGGACGGGTTTCGTGCGTTCTTCGGCCTGGCGCGTCGCGAGGCGCTCTGGGCGATCAAGGCATTGCGCGACGAGCCACTGCCGCTCTTCGCCGCCGCATCCATGCGCGAGAACGACAGCGTCCTAGAGGTCAGTGAACCCACTGTCGCGCTACGGCCGATGACGGCCGGCCGTGAGGTGGTTGAGGACTACAGCCACGTCGGACTTTCGCTGCGCGATCATCCCGTGTTCTTTCTTCGCGACGATCTCCGCCGGCGTCGGATCGTCTCGTGTTCCGAGGCGATGCAAGCGCGCGACGGCCGCTGGCTCGAAGCCGCGGGAATCGTGCTGGTGCGGCAAAGGCCCGGCTCGGCCAAGGGCGTCATGTTCATCACGCTCGAGGACGAGACCGGGATCGCCAACCTCGTGGTTTGGCCCCAGGTGTTCGAGGCGAACCGCCGCACCGTCCTCTCTGCCGGCATGATCGCCGTGCGCGGCAGAATCCAACGCGAGGGCGAAGTCGTTCATCTCGTCGCGCAGCGCTTCACTGATCTGTCGGCCGAACTGGCAAGCGTCGGTGAGCGCGGCGCGCCGTTTCCCGTGCCGCATGGACGCGGTGACCAAGTCACGCACGCCGGCGGCCCCGATCCGCGCGAACTGCCGCCAAGACCGCTCCGCGGCCGCGACCTCATCGATCCCTATGGCCACATCAGCCAGATCAAGGTGAAAAGCCGGGACTTCCACTAA
- a CDS encoding SOS response-associated peptidase: MCNDYRLHVDVASIVEDFADLKIKIRFAEGRPNIEARDDIKITDVGPIIRTVDGARGEGDMVQRRWSWPGPNKRPVYNFRSEGREFSSNRCLIVADGFYEFTDPKDPKKKRKDKWLFTKKDERIFCIAGIWRNTPDVGEAFTMLTMEPGPDIAPYHDRQIVILERGAWSDWLDPSVSAQSLIKALPQGSLRVEQVG; encoded by the coding sequence ATGTGCAACGACTATCGCCTACACGTGGACGTCGCCTCCATCGTCGAGGACTTCGCCGATCTCAAGATCAAGATCCGCTTCGCCGAGGGCCGACCCAACATCGAGGCGCGCGACGATATCAAGATCACCGATGTGGGGCCGATCATCCGGACAGTCGATGGCGCGCGCGGTGAAGGCGACATGGTGCAGCGGCGATGGAGTTGGCCCGGACCAAACAAGCGGCCGGTCTATAACTTCCGGTCCGAGGGTCGGGAGTTCTCATCGAATCGATGCCTGATCGTCGCTGACGGATTCTACGAGTTCACCGATCCCAAGGACCCGAAGAAGAAGCGCAAGGACAAGTGGCTATTCACGAAGAAGGACGAGCGTATTTTCTGCATCGCCGGGATTTGGCGCAACACGCCCGACGTAGGCGAGGCCTTCACTATGCTGACGATGGAGCCAGGTCCGGACATCGCTCCGTATCATGACCGTCAGATCGTGATCCTGGAGCGCGGCGCGTGGTCTGACTGGCTCGATCCCTCGGTGTCGGCCCAGTCGCTTATTAAGGCTCTCCCACAGGGATCGCTGCGCGTTGAGCAAGTCGGGTGA
- a CDS encoding SOS response-associated peptidase produces the protein MSASVFDSEGSIGQRRVVIRRNGCDVEMVELPWGLQPREPGGRAFTVIRAEGRTFPDHRCLVPASEFRHRSRGKQYGFSLADGDWFYFAGIWRPASREWPQAYAILTIEANEDIAPFHDRQMAVVRREHRIAWLDRTCREDQLLRPLPAGSYKVSRLRDEPRQAELTF, from the coding sequence ATGAGCGCAAGCGTTTTCGACTCTGAAGGATCGATCGGGCAGCGGCGCGTCGTCATCCGACGTAATGGCTGCGACGTCGAAATGGTCGAGTTGCCCTGGGGCCTTCAACCCCGCGAGCCGGGTGGTCGCGCCTTCACCGTCATCCGCGCAGAAGGGCGCACCTTTCCCGATCACCGCTGCCTCGTGCCGGCCTCCGAGTTCCGCCATCGGAGCCGCGGCAAGCAGTACGGCTTCTCGCTCGCGGACGGCGACTGGTTCTACTTTGCGGGCATCTGGCGGCCCGCGTCGCGCGAGTGGCCACAAGCCTACGCGATCCTTACGATCGAGGCGAATGAGGATATCGCGCCGTTCCACGATCGCCAGATGGCGGTTGTTCGCCGCGAGCACCGCATAGCCTGGCTCGATCGGACTTGCCGCGAAGATCAGCTCCTTCGACCACTACCCGCGGGCAGCTACAAGGTTTCGCGACTGCGGGACGAGCCGCGGCAGGCCGAGCTTACATTCTGA
- a CDS encoding DUF932 domain-containing protein → MTQVETLNAARDRAAGFKVDVSRGERVGRVSSEWFSRPGDERYLSLSDLFAAVRGRTERSRTRTVESTAIQVEANRDHAERLALLLPGADTPVVPTHWSFGQLASLVGAPAAYLRQLPAPLAAINLQYGLTSHRAEQVKTLEIENGRRELRAVTGPDYGRIFDHELVAAVQRIAGNGTGDTRWKVPGVLDWSTGIYNPRVDITQDTTTLYASDRDVFLFLVDDLNPIEAGRLPDGSPDLYFRGFYCWNSEVGAKTLGMASFYLRAVCQNRNLWGVEDFEEITIRHSKYAASRFAHEAAPALTRFANSSPMPFINGMKAARERIVARTDDDRREFLRKRGFSKSETAKIIETVLAEEGRKPESVFDFVQGITAIARDKTHQDARLDLEARAKKLLDRAA, encoded by the coding sequence ATGACTCAGGTGGAGACTCTGAATGCCGCTCGCGACCGCGCTGCTGGCTTCAAGGTAGATGTCAGCCGCGGCGAGCGCGTCGGCCGGGTGTCCTCGGAATGGTTCTCGCGCCCCGGAGACGAGCGCTATCTCTCGTTATCGGATCTGTTTGCCGCGGTGCGCGGCCGTACCGAGCGCAGCCGTACGCGAACCGTGGAGAGCACAGCAATCCAGGTGGAGGCGAATCGCGATCATGCCGAGCGCCTGGCGCTGCTGCTGCCTGGTGCAGACACGCCCGTTGTCCCGACGCACTGGAGCTTTGGTCAGCTTGCGAGCCTGGTTGGCGCGCCGGCCGCCTACTTGCGCCAGCTCCCAGCCCCCCTCGCCGCCATCAACCTGCAGTACGGCCTGACGTCGCATCGCGCCGAGCAGGTCAAGACGCTGGAGATCGAGAACGGCCGCAGGGAACTCCGCGCCGTCACCGGACCGGACTATGGCCGCATCTTCGATCACGAGCTGGTCGCGGCTGTGCAGCGCATCGCCGGCAACGGCACGGGCGATACACGTTGGAAAGTGCCGGGCGTGCTCGACTGGTCGACGGGCATCTACAACCCGCGTGTCGACATCACTCAGGACACGACGACGCTCTACGCCTCCGATCGCGATGTGTTCCTCTTCCTGGTCGACGATCTCAATCCCATCGAAGCCGGCCGGCTGCCGGACGGCTCGCCGGACCTGTACTTCCGCGGCTTCTACTGCTGGAATTCCGAGGTCGGTGCGAAGACGCTCGGCATGGCGAGCTTCTATCTCCGCGCGGTCTGCCAGAACCGCAATCTCTGGGGCGTCGAGGATTTCGAGGAGATCACCATCCGCCACTCGAAATACGCCGCCTCTCGTTTCGCGCATGAGGCGGCGCCGGCGCTGACCCGCTTCGCCAACTCCTCGCCGATGCCGTTCATCAACGGCATGAAGGCGGCGCGGGAGCGGATCGTCGCCCGCACGGATGACGACCGCAGGGAATTCCTCCGCAAGCGCGGCTTCTCCAAGAGCGAGACCGCCAAGATCATCGAGACGGTGCTGGCCGAGGAAGGCCGCAAGCCCGAAAGCGTCTTCGACTTCGTGCAGGGCATCACCGCCATCGCGCGGGACAAGACCCACCAGGACGCGCGGCTCGATCTGGAGGCTCGGGCGAAGAAGCTGCTCGACCGGGCAGCCTGA
- a CDS encoding ParB/RepB/Spo0J family partition protein, whose amino-acid sequence MATAAKKITLSPSRDIPFNKLVLSQSNVRRVKAGVSIEELAEDIARRGLLQGLSVRPVVDEAGVETGMFEIPAGGRRYRALELLVKQKRLAKTAPVPCVVREGGIAEEDSLAENVQRAPLHPLDQFRAFLVLKEKGQSEEEIAAAFFVSVNVVKQRLKLASVSPKLLDVYAEDGMTLDQLMAFTVSGDHERQEQVFERLQHSYDKQPYVIRRMLTEGAVRASDKRAQFIGIDAYVAAGGMIMRDLFQGDDGGWLQDVALVDHMVAEKLTEEADNVAAEGWKWIEVAPDFAYGHTFGLRQLRGEPVPLTSEEEAARDALQAEYDRLTEEYADADELPEEVDERVGELETALEKFESRPLAFDLAEVTRAGAFVSIGHDGRLRVERGFVRPEDELPPEPEINPAADEQAVSSAAAYASGDDVVITGEAMSESEEDDGLSPISDRLMTELTSHRTLGLRQALGERPDVAFLAALHVLTLKTFYHYGSDSCLELDLKSVSFGAQAPGLNDSASAAAIRARHESWAKALPKESADLWEALQEWDGDSQAGLFAHIVSLSVNAVHEAWNRRPRALAHADRLSQAVELDMAAAGWKPTVDNFLGRVTKARILQAVAEAKGQRAADRIEHLKKGDMATEAATLLADSTWLPEPLRTPGGESFDTSKAEATPTPTAGEQTTAEGGETAMADQTTSDENDADDHLSHAVAAE is encoded by the coding sequence ATGGCTACTGCTGCGAAGAAGATCACCTTGTCGCCCTCGCGCGACATTCCCTTCAACAAGCTCGTGCTCAGCCAGTCGAACGTCCGGCGCGTGAAAGCCGGTGTCTCGATCGAGGAGCTGGCCGAGGACATCGCCCGCCGCGGCCTGCTTCAGGGCCTCAGCGTCCGACCAGTCGTTGATGAAGCCGGCGTCGAGACCGGCATGTTCGAAATCCCGGCCGGCGGTCGGCGCTACCGCGCGCTCGAGTTGCTGGTAAAGCAGAAGCGGCTGGCAAAGACCGCGCCTGTGCCCTGTGTCGTGCGCGAGGGTGGCATCGCTGAGGAGGATTCGCTGGCCGAAAACGTCCAACGTGCGCCCCTCCATCCGCTCGACCAGTTCCGCGCCTTCCTCGTGCTGAAGGAGAAGGGCCAGTCCGAGGAGGAGATCGCCGCCGCCTTCTTCGTCTCGGTCAACGTGGTGAAGCAGCGGCTGAAGCTCGCCTCCGTCTCTCCGAAGCTGCTCGATGTATACGCCGAGGACGGCATGACGCTCGATCAGCTCATGGCGTTCACCGTCTCGGGCGACCACGAGCGCCAGGAGCAGGTGTTCGAGCGTCTACAGCACTCCTACGACAAGCAGCCTTACGTCATCCGCCGCATGCTCACCGAAGGTGCGGTGCGCGCCTCCGACAAGCGGGCGCAGTTCATCGGCATCGACGCTTATGTTGCAGCCGGTGGCATGATCATGCGCGACCTCTTCCAGGGCGATGACGGTGGCTGGCTGCAGGACGTCGCGCTGGTCGACCACATGGTCGCCGAGAAGCTGACGGAGGAAGCGGACAACGTCGCCGCCGAGGGCTGGAAGTGGATCGAGGTCGCGCCTGACTTCGCCTACGGACATACTTTCGGCCTTCGCCAGCTCCGCGGCGAGCCTGTGCCACTCACGTCCGAGGAGGAAGCGGCCCGCGACGCCTTGCAGGCGGAATATGACCGCCTCACCGAGGAGTACGCCGACGCCGACGAGCTGCCGGAGGAAGTCGATGAGCGAGTCGGCGAACTCGAAACCGCGCTTGAGAAGTTCGAGTCGCGGCCGCTCGCCTTCGATCTGGCCGAAGTAACGCGCGCGGGCGCGTTCGTCAGCATCGGACATGACGGCCGGCTGCGCGTGGAGCGCGGCTTCGTTCGCCCGGAGGACGAGCTGCCGCCAGAGCCGGAGATCAATCCGGCTGCTGATGAACAGGCCGTCTCCTCGGCAGCGGCCTACGCCAGCGGCGACGATGTCGTGATCACTGGCGAGGCCATGTCTGAGTCCGAGGAGGACGACGGTTTGTCGCCCATCTCCGACCGGTTGATGACCGAGCTGACCTCGCATCGCACGCTCGGCCTGCGCCAGGCGCTCGGCGAGCGGCCGGATGTCGCCTTCCTGGCAGCCTTGCACGTCCTGACGCTCAAGACCTTCTACCACTACGGATCGGACAGCTGCCTTGAGCTGGATTTGAAGAGCGTCAGCTTCGGTGCGCAGGCGCCGGGATTGAACGACAGCGCCTCAGCCGCGGCGATCCGTGCTCGGCACGAGAGCTGGGCGAAGGCCCTTCCGAAGGAGTCGGCCGACCTCTGGGAGGCACTCCAGGAATGGGATGGTGACAGTCAGGCCGGTCTCTTCGCCCACATCGTCAGCCTGTCGGTCAATGCGGTTCATGAGGCCTGGAATCGACGGCCGCGGGCGCTCGCGCACGCCGATCGGCTCTCGCAGGCGGTCGAGCTCGACATGGCGGCAGCCGGGTGGAAGCCGACCGTGGACAACTTCCTCGGCCGCGTCACCAAGGCCCGGATTCTCCAGGCCGTGGCGGAGGCGAAGGGGCAGCGTGCGGCGGATCGCATCGAGCACCTGAAGAAGGGCGACATGGCGACGGAAGCGGCAACGCTGCTCGCGGACAGCACGTGGCTGCCCGAGCCGCTCCGCACTCCAGGCGGTGAATCGTTCGATACTTCAAAGGCCGAAGCCACGCCGACCCCCACGGCCGGCGAACAAACGACGGCAGAAGGCGGCGAAACGGCTATGGCCGACCAAACCACGTCGGACGAGAATGATGCGGACGACCACCTTTCCCACGCGGTCGCGGCCGAATAA
- a CDS encoding DUF7146 domain-containing protein, with protein MTCKTGPLRESCGLVDFKDVADEARTFLSMPSPEPEPRQHQRQDPAPHGSPEAARRLVKMSQPIMGTIVEAYLRERGITDLRGTGSLHYHPRCYYRPDEHSPTETWPAMIAAVTDLRGKITGAHRTWLDPRRQDKAPIDTPRRALGDLLGNAVRFGLGGEVMAAGEGIETVLSLRQVLPDMPMLAGLSAAHLAAILFPDALRRLYIVRDNDPAGDGARDSLIERANAAGIEAIVISPELGDFNEDLRILGIEALRTETRMQVAPQDVARFMALAA; from the coding sequence ATGACTTGCAAGACTGGCCCGCTCCGCGAGAGCTGCGGTCTCGTCGACTTCAAGGACGTCGCCGACGAGGCCCGGACCTTCCTCAGCATGCCGTCGCCCGAACCGGAGCCTCGGCAGCATCAGCGGCAAGACCCGGCGCCGCACGGCTCACCCGAAGCGGCACGCCGCCTCGTCAAGATGTCGCAGCCGATTATGGGCACAATCGTGGAAGCGTATCTCCGCGAACGCGGCATTACGGATTTGCGCGGAACCGGAAGCCTGCATTACCACCCGCGCTGCTACTATCGCCCTGACGAGCACTCTCCGACTGAGACTTGGCCGGCGATGATCGCCGCAGTCACCGACCTGCGCGGAAAGATCACCGGAGCGCATCGCACCTGGCTCGATCCCCGTCGCCAGGACAAGGCGCCGATCGACACGCCGCGACGGGCGCTGGGCGATCTTCTCGGCAATGCGGTCCGCTTCGGCCTCGGCGGCGAGGTCATGGCGGCCGGTGAAGGCATCGAGACCGTGCTGTCTCTCCGCCAAGTCCTGCCCGACATGCCGATGCTGGCGGGGCTCTCGGCGGCTCATCTCGCCGCCATCCTGTTCCCCGACGCGCTGCGACGGCTCTACATCGTCCGCGACAACGATCCGGCCGGTGACGGCGCGCGCGACAGCCTGATCGAACGGGCGAACGCGGCGGGCATCGAGGCCATCGTCATCTCGCCCGAGCTTGGCGACTTCAACGAGGATCTCCGCATCCTCGGCATCGAGGCTCTCCGCACAGAGACGCGGATGCAGGTCGCGCCGCAGGACGTCGCCCGCTTCATGGCGCTGGCGGCATAG
- a CDS encoding DUF2493 domain-containing protein: MSEHDDYEPHHSASPTDHVLTELQLYGFRPFRDEPDPRPLPEGNLVAGGIADIFDALVATLSDTRLEPDLEDLLWSTTNVFHRAADRIARELDDNEQAQRRSQREQDGTEVKSVELERLIAEGQTLIERRDAFELMRDQACDHFERHTGSAWRPRNGSLVNHRAMTAAMIDSRDFLAAKKRAETEVMLPPGPKVALSGGLDFNDHRLIWSKLDQVHAKHPDMVLMHGGSPKGAERIAARWADHRHLPQIAFKPDWTKHAKAAPFKRNDAMLAVLPIGVMVFPGTGIQDNLADKARKLGVPVWRHGDKPK, from the coding sequence ATGAGCGAGCACGACGACTACGAACCGCACCACAGCGCGTCACCGACCGACCACGTCCTCACCGAGCTGCAACTCTACGGCTTCCGCCCTTTCAGGGACGAACCCGATCCGCGCCCGCTTCCCGAGGGCAACTTGGTCGCCGGCGGCATCGCCGACATCTTCGATGCTCTGGTCGCCACGCTCAGCGACACACGTCTCGAACCCGATCTCGAAGACCTGCTCTGGTCGACCACCAACGTCTTCCATCGCGCCGCTGACCGCATCGCGCGCGAGCTCGACGACAACGAGCAAGCGCAGCGCCGCAGCCAGCGCGAGCAGGACGGCACCGAGGTCAAGTCGGTCGAGCTGGAGCGGCTCATCGCCGAGGGACAGACGCTCATCGAGCGCCGCGACGCCTTCGAGCTGATGCGCGACCAAGCGTGCGACCATTTCGAGCGCCATACCGGCTCGGCCTGGCGGCCGCGCAACGGCTCACTCGTCAACCACCGGGCGATGACTGCGGCGATGATCGACAGCCGCGACTTCCTCGCCGCGAAGAAGCGCGCCGAAACCGAGGTCATGCTGCCGCCCGGCCCGAAGGTCGCGCTCAGCGGCGGGCTCGACTTCAACGATCATCGGCTGATCTGGTCCAAGCTCGACCAAGTGCACGCCAAGCACCCGGACATGGTGCTCATGCACGGCGGCTCACCCAAGGGCGCCGAGCGCATCGCCGCACGCTGGGCCGATCACCGCCACCTGCCGCAGATCGCCTTCAAGCCGGACTGGACGAAGCACGCCAAGGCCGCGCCCTTCAAGCGGAACGACGCCATGCTCGCCGTGCTGCCGATCGGCGTCATGGTCTTCCCGGGAACTGGCATCCAGGACAACCTGGCCGACAAGGCCCGCAAGCTCGGAGTTCCCGTCTGGCGCCACGGCGACAAGCCGAAGTGA
- a CDS encoding DUF736 domain-containing protein, giving the protein MATIGTFKKSGNEFVGQIVTLSVQAKNVRIVPEANRSGENAPSHRVFAGRVEIGAAWAKRSNEGRDYLGLKLDDPSFTAPIYANLFDDEEGEGYSLIWSRPNRRNGE; this is encoded by the coding sequence ATGGCGACCATCGGCACCTTCAAGAAGTCCGGCAACGAATTCGTCGGCCAGATCGTCACCCTCAGCGTCCAGGCCAAGAACGTCCGCATCGTCCCCGAAGCGAACCGCTCGGGCGAGAACGCCCCCAGCCACCGCGTCTTCGCGGGCCGCGTCGAGATCGGCGCCGCCTGGGCCAAGCGCTCCAACGAGGGCCGCGACTATCTGGGCCTCAAGCTCGACGACCCGTCGTTCACGGCTCCCATCTACGCCAATCTCTTCGACGACGAGGAAGGCGAAGGCTACAGCCTGATCTGGTCCCGCCCGAACCGCCGCAATGGCGAGTGA
- a CDS encoding helix-turn-helix domain-containing protein produces MITARQSRAARALLGWTQETLADRALVSLTALKRLESGHRAVYESTEDQVRRTLEANGIVFLSSDQGEGVMLVRAKVGALDRAQRRAKVRR; encoded by the coding sequence ATGATCACCGCCCGACAATCGCGGGCCGCTCGCGCGTTGCTGGGATGGACGCAGGAAACGCTTGCTGACCGGGCCCTTGTTTCGCTGACGGCGCTGAAGCGCCTCGAATCCGGTCATCGAGCCGTCTACGAGTCGACGGAAGATCAGGTCCGTCGCACGTTGGAGGCCAACGGCATCGTGTTCCTGTCGTCCGACCAGGGCGAAGGAGTGATGCTTGTCCGCGCGAAGGTCGGCGCCCTCGATAGAGCTCAACGCCGCGCAAAGGTGCGGCGATAG
- a CDS encoding DNA -binding domain-containing protein, with protein sequence MTLQAFVDQPPQSTVLTSYDRAHMKLYMRLLDAETDGADWREAVAVLFGIDAGKEPERANRVHRSHLARARWMREHGYRQLVREG encoded by the coding sequence TTGACATTACAGGCATTTGTCGACCAGCCGCCGCAAAGCACGGTGCTCACGAGTTACGACCGCGCTCACATGAAGCTCTACATGCGGCTGCTCGACGCGGAAACGGACGGCGCGGATTGGCGCGAGGCCGTCGCAGTCTTGTTCGGCATCGATGCCGGAAAGGAACCCGAGCGCGCCAATCGCGTGCACCGGAGCCACCTCGCGCGGGCCCGCTGGATGCGTGAGCACGGATACCGTCAGCTCGTCCGCGAAGGCTGA
- a CDS encoding transcriptional regulator domain-containing protein produces the protein MGPDTSRWRSSETYDYLDCLIAPDLAWEWLRRNPSYQRDFAESELCSAAAQRFAELVRPRWGLRFRDRPFSRRH, from the coding sequence ATGGGTCCCGACACATCGCGCTGGCGCTCCTCCGAAACCTACGACTATCTCGATTGTCTCATCGCCCCGGATCTCGCCTGGGAATGGCTGAGGCGCAACCCAAGCTATCAACGAGATTTTGCCGAAAGCGAGCTGTGCTCCGCCGCCGCCCAGCGTTTCGCGGAGCTGGTCCGGCCGCGCTGGGGGCTGCGCTTTCGCGATCGACCCTTCTCTCGCCGCCACTGA